From the genome of Populus trichocarpa isolate Nisqually-1 chromosome 15, P.trichocarpa_v4.1, whole genome shotgun sequence, one region includes:
- the LOC7457718 gene encoding ubiquitin-conjugating enzyme E2-23 kDa isoform X2, translating into MAYLCLYEGGVWKIHVELPDAYPYKSPSIGFVNKIFHPNVDELSGSVCLDVINQSWSPMFDLLNVFEVFLPQLLIYPNPSDPLNGDAASLMMKDKEQYDQKVKEYCERYAKKEHIMNSTGEELSDEEDVSDEESGSSDEEDEIAGHVDP; encoded by the exons ATGGCATATTTAT GCCTTTATGAAGGTGGTGTCTGGAAAATCCATGTTGAGCTTCCTGATGCATATCCTTACAAGTCGCCTTCTATTGGGTTTGTGAACAAGATATTCCACCCAAATGTTGATGAACT TTCTGGTTCTGTATGCTTGGATGTAATCAACCAGTCATGGAGTCCAATGTTTG atcttttaaatgtttttgaagttttcttgcCACAGCTCTTGATTTATCCAAATCCTTCAGACCCCCTCAATGGTGATGCAGCTTCATTGATGATGAAGGATAAAGAACAATATGATCAGAAAGTGAAAG AGTATTGTGAAAGATATGCAAAAAAGGAGCATATTATGAACTCCACGGGCGAAGAGCTGAGTGACGAGGAGGATGTCAGTGATGAAGAAAGTGGATCCAGTGATGAGGAAGATGAGATTGCTGGGCATGTAGACCCTTAA
- the LOC7457718 gene encoding ubiquitin-conjugating enzyme E2 4 isoform X1 has protein sequence MSSPSKRREMDVMKLMMSDYNVETINDGLNDFNVEFHGPKESLYEGGVWKIHVELPDAYPYKSPSIGFVNKIFHPNVDELSGSVCLDVINQSWSPMFDLLNVFEVFLPQLLIYPNPSDPLNGDAASLMMKDKEQYDQKVKEYCERYAKKEHIMNSTGEELSDEEDVSDEESGSSDEEDEIAGHVDP, from the exons ATGTCTTCTCCAAGCAAGAGGAGAGAGATGGATGTCATGAAGTT GATGATGAGTGATTACAATGTGGAGACTATAAATGATGGActgaatgattttaatgtggAGTTTCATGGTCCTAAAGAAA GCCTTTATGAAGGTGGTGTCTGGAAAATCCATGTTGAGCTTCCTGATGCATATCCTTACAAGTCGCCTTCTATTGGGTTTGTGAACAAGATATTCCACCCAAATGTTGATGAACT TTCTGGTTCTGTATGCTTGGATGTAATCAACCAGTCATGGAGTCCAATGTTTG atcttttaaatgtttttgaagttttcttgcCACAGCTCTTGATTTATCCAAATCCTTCAGACCCCCTCAATGGTGATGCAGCTTCATTGATGATGAAGGATAAAGAACAATATGATCAGAAAGTGAAAG AGTATTGTGAAAGATATGCAAAAAAGGAGCATATTATGAACTCCACGGGCGAAGAGCTGAGTGACGAGGAGGATGTCAGTGATGAAGAAAGTGGATCCAGTGATGAGGAAGATGAGATTGCTGGGCATGTAGACCCTTAA
- the LOC7457719 gene encoding probable inactive receptor kinase At2g26730, whose product MDRILIWMLPILMFFILPKSNSEDENVIEALVQFMEKLSAGNSQNYQNWGWDRNSDPCVGNVNFVGTWKGVDCKKSQNVKKIVLDNFNLTGTFEAAFVCTAKFLVFLSLKENNISGFMPKEIGNCGRLRHLYVKGNRFAGDIPDTFPQLRKLKSIDISDNNFSGELPADMSRISGLLTFFAENNQLSGEIPDFDFSYLKDFNVANNNFSGPIPDVKGKFGADSFSGNPELCGKPLSKACPPSKKGSKHSSTDRFLIYSGYIILAVVVLLLLALYLFKKNKPKEETAKVVKKGRVANASKEHSSTPSESKTGGNRSEYSIASVEAGMTSSSLVVLPSPVVNGLKFEDLLRAPAELLGRGKHGSLYKVMFDNATILAVKRIKDWDISAADFKRRMEMIDQVRHPRVLPPVAFYCSKQEKLLVYEYQQNGSLFKLLHGSQNGRVFDWGSRLNVAASIAESLAFMHEQLQEGGIAHGNLKSTNILFNKNMEPCISEYGLIVAQGQDQSFLSQSDSFKSNALGGDGAYSTFKVDVYGFGVVLLELLTGKLVENNGFDLASWVHSVVREEWTAEVFDRALIAEGASEERMVNLLQVALKCINPSPNERPAINQISAMINTIKEDEERSIISEP is encoded by the exons ATGGATCGAATTCTTATCTGGATGCTCcccattttgatgtttttcataCTTCCAAAGTCAAATTCAGAAGATGAAAATGTCATTGAGGCACTGGTGCAATTCATGGAGAAACTTTCAGCAGGAAATTcgcaaaattatcaaaattggGGCTGGGACAGAAATTCAGATCCCTGCGTTGGCAATGTCAATTTCGTTGGCACATGGAAAGGAGTGGACTGCAAGAAATCGCAAAATGTTAAGAAGATTGTTCTTGATAACTTCAACTTAACAGGAACATTTGAGGCTGCTTTCGTATGCACGGCGaagtttcttgttttcttgagCCTGAAAGAGAACAATATTTCTGGCTTCATGCCTAAAGAGATAGGAAACTGCGGACGTCTGAGACACTTGTACGTAAAAGGGAACCGATTTGCTGGTGATATTCCTGACACTTTTCCTCAGTTACGTAAGTTGAAGAGCATCGATATATCTGACAACAACTTCTCTGGTGAGCTTCCTGCTGATATGTCCCGGATTTCAGGCCTGCTAACCTTCTTTGCTGAAAACAATCAGCTCAGTGGGGAAATACCGGATTTTGATTTCTCCTATCTCAAGGATTTCAATGTAGCCAACAACAACTTTAGCGGTCCAATTCCTGATGTCAAAGGCAAGTTTGGGGCAGACAGCTTCTCAGGTAATCCTGAATTATGTGGGAAACCATTATCAAAAGCCTGCCCACCTTCAAAAAAAGGATCAAAGCATTCATCAACTGATCGCTTCCTTATCTACTCAGGCTATATAATACTTGCCGTGGTTGTGCTGCTCTTGttagctttatatttatttaagaaaaataagccTAAAGAAGAAACTGCGAAGGTTGTCAAGAAGGGGAGGGTAGCTAATGCAAGTAAGGAACATAGTAGTACTCCAAGTGAATCCAAAACTGGTGGTAATAGATCAGAATATTCAATTGCATCTGTTGAAGCTGGCATGACATCATCATCTCTTGTAGTTCTTCCCAGTCCTGTGGTGAATGGTTTGAAATTCGAGGACTTGCTTCGAGCTCCAGCTGAGTTGCTTGGTAGAGGAAAGCATGGAAGTTTGTATAAGGTCATGTTCGATAATGCTACGATCTTGGCAGTGAAAAGGATCAAAGACTGGGATATTTCGGCCGCAGATTTCAAGAGGAGAATGGAGATGATAGACCAAGTGAGGCATCCCAGAGTATTGCCTCCGGTAGCATTTTATTGCTCCAAGCAAGAGAAGCTCCTGGTATACGAGTATCAGCAGAATGGCAGTCTCTTCAAACTTCTCCATG GGTCCCAGAATGGGCGAGTATTTGACTGGGGAAGCAGACTCAATGTCGCAGCTAGTATTGCAGAGTCCTTAGCATTCATGCATGAGCAGCTTCAAGAAGGTGGGATTGCCCACGGGAACCTGAAATCCACCAACATTTTATTCAACAAGAACATGGAGCCCTGCATTAGTGAATATGGTCTAATTGTGGCTCAAGGCCAGGATCAATCATTCCTTTCTCAGTCTGATAGCTTCAAAAGTAATGCTTTGGGTGGAGATGGCGCCTATAGCACCTTCAAGGTGGATGTTTATGGCTTTGGCGTGGTTCTTCTTGAGCTTTTGACAGGGAAACTAGTCGAAAACAATGGGTTTGATCTGGCAAGTTGGGTGCACTCAGTGGTTAGAGAAGAATGGACTGCTGAAGTTTTTGACAGGGCCTTGATCGCAGAAGGTGCTAGTGAGGAGAGGATGGTGAACCTGTTGCAGGTAGCATTGAAGTGCATAAATCCGTCTCCAAATGAAAGGCCAGCCATAAACCAAATATCTGCTATGATAAACACGATAAAAGAGGATGAAGAGAGATCCATAATTTCAGAACCATGA